Part of the Desulfurococcaceae archaeon genome is shown below.
TTATTGCTGAATGTGAGCTTTGAAAAAGCGCTAGAACTCGCATACGCTATTAGGAACATGACGTACGACCTCTTCCAGTGGGAGATAAGCTACAACATAACGGCTGCCAATGTAACGCTAACACGCGGTGACAAGTTCCTAGAAAAAGCTATAAGCGTAGCTGAAACGGAGCCTAGAAAAGCAGTTGTCTACGCGTTCGTCGCTAGTATACACTACAGCCATGCACCGGCTTTCGCAAACCCCGTGCTAGCTAGGGTAATTAGGGCTAACTTAGGAGAAAACGACACTATAACCGAGCAGACGGTTAACGCAGTAATAAGCGCCGCCGGCGAGCTGAGGGGGCTACTTGTAAACGCGGTTGAATACGCTAAAAGCAGAGACTACGACACTACTCTAGCGGAAAAGCTACTTGTAATCGGCGATGAGAGGGTTGCAAACGCCACGAGCATGCTCGCGGAAGGTAATGTGACGGCCGCGTTCAGGCATGCCGTCTCCGGCTACAGGTTCTACGTGAGGGCTTATCACGCACTGGTTAGGTCGGTATACGTCAAAGTAATTGGGGAGGTCGAGGGTACATTAACGGGGAGCGCGGTGGAGTACAGTGAGCCGCCTGCAAGGACTATATTGGAGGTGCTTCCAGTCCAGGTTAGAGAGTTGGTGAGAGCTAGAATTCAGCGCGGTGAAATACAGAAAGTAAGTGAAATAGTTAAAGAAATCGAAGAGAAGGTTGGAGAGGTGAGGGAGCGGATAAAACTCGTTGAAAAGGAAAACTTAAAGCAAGCCCTTATAAGGATCATGGAGATGGTCAGGGAGAGGGCTGGAAAGGCCGTCAACATCACGGTAAAGGAACTAGAAGACATCGTTGAAGAGTATTACAGTAAAGGCTATCGGGGGACTGGATTAGCTAAAAAAGTGATCGAGCAGCTATCTGAAAGGGTAAGCGAGTTAAAGAACGTCATGAAAATACCTCAACCACCAGCAAGGCTATCACGCAAGTAGCGTGGAGTTTTTATCGCGCTAATTTATTTTTTTAAATGGGGGCGTTTTGCGTAATATTCATATACTCGTTTCACTCGTGGTCTCTGTACTTATTGTAGTGTACACATCCTTACTTATTATAACAGTGGAGTACACGGGAGTACAGCCTTCACGGATCGTAGAAGATCACTACATACTGCTACCATTACCAAGGGTTCATAGCAATATGACCGTTGAAGAAGCACTGCTTCTAAGGAGGAGCATCAGGGAGTACACTGGTGACCCCGTTAAGTTAGAGCACCTCGCCTTGATACTATGGGCTGCGTACGGTATAACTGATCCTAGAACGGGTTTCAGGACGTCGCCGAGTGCAGGTGCTACGTATCCACTCGAGGTCTATGTGGTTGTCGGTGAAAAAGGCGTTTTAGTTGAAAACGGCGTTTTCTTGAAGCCCGGCGTGTACAAGTACCATGTACACAAACACACGCTCATACTACTAAAGGAAGGCGACTACAGGAGGGAATTGTACGATGCCGCCCTCCAGCAGCCTTGGATTAGAAGCGCGCCGGTGAACATTGTTATCTGCGCTGTTTTCGAGAGGACTACTAGAGTTTACGGTGAACGAGGTAAAGTAAGGTACGTTCCAATGGAGGTGGGGCACCTCGGCCAGAACGTTTACTTAATGGCTACTGCACTTGGCTACGGTACAGTTGTCGTTGGGGCGTTTTTTGATGATCAGGTTCGGGAGGTAGTCGGCGTCATGCCTGACGAGGTACCAATGTACATCATACCACTAGGCGTCCCTGCTACATATCACCGTATCTCCTTTGAAGATGTATGGAAATACATAGTGGAGAGGAGGGAGTCGTCGTGAGCGCCAGAACTCTTAAATGCGCGCTTCTACTAGTTGAAC
Proteins encoded:
- a CDS encoding SagB/ThcOx family dehydrogenase, translating into MRNIHILVSLVVSVLIVVYTSLLIITVEYTGVQPSRIVEDHYILLPLPRVHSNMTVEEALLLRRSIREYTGDPVKLEHLALILWAAYGITDPRTGFRTSPSAGATYPLEVYVVVGEKGVLVENGVFLKPGVYKYHVHKHTLILLKEGDYRRELYDAALQQPWIRSAPVNIVICAVFERTTRVYGERGKVRYVPMEVGHLGQNVYLMATALGYGTVVVGAFFDDQVREVVGVMPDEVPMYIIPLGVPATYHRISFEDVWKYIVERRESS